The Solanum stenotomum isolate F172 unplaced genomic scaffold, ASM1918654v1 scaffold30406, whole genome shotgun sequence genomic sequence TATTTAAGTTGATAAATCTTTTTCTTATTGAAGACTAGTGCAAAAATTAGGTAATTCTACTTGGGCCTCAAGTTATGGAGAGTGCTAACTTCCTTCCAATGTTGTGCAAGTAAAAATTGTACTCTCTTTTCTGCATTCTTGTGCTTGCTTATCGTGCGGACGACTGCTTTCAGGAATAATGAACTTAGTAGTTGGTATTAATTTCCATAATACATTATTTAAAGcttagatttttatttatttttgataaaatgaTGTAAGCATGAAAGAATTAGGTAAAGCAGAGTGTGAAACATGGTACTCGTTCTACTTTTCATGTTTTACGCCTCATGCTATGCATATTGGGTTGTAAGTATTTTCTTGCTGATATATAGTTATTAGTTGTAAGATGTCGCTCTTTCATCTTTTATGACTTATCAGCAGGCTATTGGCACTAACCATATGAATTCTTTATCTGACCCTCTTATTGTGTCTTTTCTTTCTATAACTTCCCTGTTTAATTTTTCTAGAACCAATTCTTGCTCATGAGTGGGAATAATTTATTTCGACGTTTATtccatctcttttttttcttttgttgtggGGGTGGATGTGGGATGATGAGCTCACTGGTATGATCATCTAATACCATCTGCTGTTTCTTGCAGCTCAGAACAACTGCTACACAAGGCATCTTGCCAAAATTTTAATTCACCTGTCCTGGTGCTTGCAACAGTGTGTTTCTACATCCGATGCTTCTTCATCAGCTTATGTGAAAGCTCTCAATGCAGTCTACGTCTCATCTGTTTTTCTGAAGCACCTCATTGAGAATGCTAAAACTGACAACTTTGAAGATCTATACATGTCCCTGAATGAAAGTGAGGAAATTCCAAGTAATGTCCCTAAAGGTAATGCATTCACAACATGGTTCATTCATTTTTGGTTAGTGAGACTTCTCTGATTTTCTTATCTATATTCCTCTTTCATTTTACAATTTTGTTCTCTCTTCGGAatatatcttctttttcttttgtgcGTGGGAGGGCAATTGGAGTATGTAGCAACTTAAGTGATCACTACAGTATTTCAACCACTATGACTTAAACAAAGTGAATGTATATGCTGATTGTTCTAAGATCTAATCGTGGAttccttttctattttataaGGTAGATATAATAGTGTCTTTGCTTCTAAGCATCATATTCACTGTTCAAAACAGTGTGTACTGTGTAGTCTAATTTATGAAAAACTCGAATGGTTGTCTCCAATTGtactgcaattttttttttggacttaCATTAGGGTAAATTAAGAAATTTTCTGTTACTTTTTTATGGATGAAATTGAGCAATACCTTTGTGATGACCAAATGATTCTTTAAGGTTCTAACTCATATCTCTTGTAGCGCTGATTTCGGTAGTTGAAGTTGAGCCATACCTTAGTAGTGACCAACAATTTCTTCCAGATTCTAACTTGTGTCTCTTATAGAGCTTATTTCAGTGGGGGTAGCTTTCATAAACTGTTCTTTGCTGATTTTGATCTGGTTGAGTCTCCTACATTTGggaatcactttttttttttttaatctttatgtTCAGATCTGTCCGGGAATTTAAGTCCTTTACTTCCTTACTCTTACCACCATtcctctttcattttcttttacagAACAGAGTATTGAGCATCTTGTTGTGAATAGTGTGCTTAATTTTCTTGGCAGGGTAGATGTAAGGTATGTTGAGCTTTGTGCAACAAATATCTTCTCTGATAGCTTGCCAGTTGTTTTCCTAATACTGTGTGGTTTTTGTGACAGCTCTGATACATATCTTCTACACTATGAGTTGCTTAATTTCATGCTTGTTGCGTTATCAACTCAGCTTCTTTCTGGGCCATCACTTGGAGCTGATGATATTCATCCTTTCTTTGATGCAGCAATGTCTCAGGTCATCATTAGTTTCTCTCAGTAGATATctctaaaaaatattgaaatcttATCTATTTGCTTTAGTATTTGCTGCAAATTCCTTGGCAAGTCATGAGCCACTtctgaatataatttttttcttcagcCAACTTCTTTGGTCAATCTGGCTATATGTAAGCTGCTTGTTAACTACATCACGCGGCCGCGTTTCCCTCTGAAGGCTTCAtcgtattatatattttctgaAGGATATCGTCCTGGAGTTTTACAGAGAGTTGGCTCTGTTGCGGGTAGGATGAAGTGATTTATTAACCCCCCTTTCTCTAGTGTGTAGCTCATCTCCTTCCTCCCTTTTACCCACATCCATTCCTATCTGCATTTTGTATgatctttatatttatttgctTAGCACAAGTTTGGTTCCTATTTGGCTATTTATAGCCACATCCCCAAAATATCcattgtataaaattattcttgttcttttgttcatgtatgCAGCATTACGTAGTCATTGTTGAATCCTTCCATCCCCAATTGATTCAGTTATTAGGCCTTTTGTTTAGTCACTGTGCTGTCCTATCATTCTCATTGAAGCTTCTGCCTTTTCCATTGACTTGCAGCAAATCTCGTGCTGCTGCCATTGAATTTCTTTGCAAGTTCAAGCAATGAAGCTTCCAGAAGCCCATTGGCAGACAACAGTCTTAATATTTTACTCATCCTTGTTCATTACCGCAAGAGTCTTGGCATGGACCATTTCAAAGATAAAATTGACTACAGCAGTCCAGATTCACTACCAAAGGAAGAATCATTCTTTGAGAATCCTTACTGCAAGGCCCTTGAGAATGCTCGGGATATTGAATGTTAGAACGATTCTTTTTCCGTTCTGGTATCCCTTTGGCTACTTCATGAATTTTGTTCATGATTCTAAGCTTCTTTGTGTTCTCTCAAGCAGTTGATCGTGTTGATGTTGAGGGAAATGCACCTGGTGGTCCGGTTGTGAGATTACCCTTTGCTTCTCTTTTTGATACCCTTGGCATGTAAGTGTTAATCTATCTCACTTGTTGATCCAAGGTGACAACTAAAAGTTGCTTACACTGTACGATAGTAGCTCCtattttaatatgaaaattgGCTATGCACAAGGAGTTTATTTGTGACCTTCTACATCCCCGTGGCAGAgaagatattttattatttggcTTTTAGTCAATCCGTTTGGTCTGTTCATAGTGAAATACCCTTAATACTACTTCCATATTATGATCTTCTTTTTTCCTGATAAGTAAGGTGAAATTTTATAAACTTCTCAGCATAAATGGTATGCTGGTATGAACAATTGAGTAGCATAAAAATAGTTCTCACAGATTATGTAGAGAACTAATAAGTTGATCATGACTCTACATTGTGACAATCATATAAATCTGCCATGCTGGTCCAAAAGCTAAAGTTAAGAAATACAATTGAACATAAGACTAGATTGTCCTCTGTCTTAAAAAATTCGTGAGTTGCTCTCTTTTCATATGATCCACCAAATTTTTACTGGTATTTCATTCCAAACTCTTGAATGTATACCCTTCAGACTCTTCTTTGCCAGCCTTGTAGAAGCTCCAATATGGCTCTTGGTGTAGCCTTCTTTAAACCCAAAATGTCAAAAACTATGTCCTAAAGCTGTGCAGTAATCTTGCAATGCAAAAAGAAGATTTCTGTCTTCTGGATCCTCTTCACAGAAGGTAGGTTCTACTAAAATGATCAGCCCTCTTCGTTGCAAATTTTTGTGTGTTAAACATGCATTGCCTACTTCTATGTAATGATCTGATGgcataaaatatgtttatttgtatatttgatgATACAATTGTTCACATACATCATTTGGCTCTGATAATGAGTGAGTGGGCTTGCAACTATGTTTTCAGGTGCTTGGCTGATGAGACTTCTGCACTTCTGCTTTATTCACTCGTTCATGGGAATTCAGATTTTCTTGAGTATGTGTTGGTGCGGACTGATCTGGATACACTGGTAAAATATGATggcttatgttatatttttatttctgacTGAATAATGACAGTTGCTTGTGAATATCACTCCCACCAATCACTGTGTAAGGAAATCAAGATTCTAGAGTGTACATGATGGATAAGGAGAGTATCAAGCAATAAAAGTGTAGCTAGGCGTAGTTTGATCTCTTGCAACTGCTTGCGCAGCAAGTTGATGTATTTATGGAATTGAGGTCTTGATAATAATGTGGACTATGATCCTTGGTTATCTATTAACAGATggttgtttttttgttttgatgaaGAGCAGATACTTGGTTATCCATTAGCAGATACTGAATTTTTTCCACGTTTTTCTTATCCAGTTTCCTACTTCCTTTTTTAGAATCTCACTTTCCAACTGTTCTTGCGTtgttgaatataattttttgccCCTTCAGTTAGAATTTAGAATCTTACTGTCTGTTTGAATAAATCAACAGTTGATGCCTTTGCTCGAAACACTGTATAATGCACCTAGGAGGACATCCAATCAGATATATATGGTGCTGATTATCCTTCTTATACTTAGCCAAGATTCCTCATTCAACGCCAGCATTCATAAACTGGTAAATAAAGATCTCTCCGCCTTTTTTACATGTAAGCCTGGACTATCTAAATTCTACATCTTTCTGCAGGTGTTGCCCAGTGTTCCATGGTACCAAGAACGCGTTCTTCATCAGACCTCTCTTGGTTCTCTTATGGTCATAATTTTGACGAGGACGGTGAAATACAACCTCTCTAAGTTGCGGGTATGATATGAAATGTCTGTTGGTTTATTATTGCACTTTCTTTATTTCATGTTCTATCTCTCTACTATTCCTTATCTCTTTTATCTCTTCTTGGGTGGGAAGGTAAATTGCTTCTTGATATTTCTGGCAGTTCCACCATACATAAATTTTACACTCTTAACTGTTACATATATCCTCATCAGAATATACTGTCATGAGGCAGTATTTTTAGTGATCTACTGATACATCTACTTGAATTGCTGTAATGAGCAATTTGGGTAGAGCAATACAACTTCATGAAATGGATCCTTGACTTCTGTTTGAGCATGGGGTGCATAATTAAAGTTCGTCCTCTTTACCAataaagtttctcttttattgGTAATTTGTTGGTGTGTTTCATGATGAAGTTGATCAAACCATGAAAGCCGACTTCAAGCATGTGTTTTCTGATGCATTTAACAGGATGTTTACCTTCATACAAATTGCCTTGCAACTTTAGCTAATATGGCACCTCATGTACATCGCCTAAGTGGTTATGCATCACAACGTTTAGTGAGCCTATTTGACATGCTTGCACGCAAGTAAGTTTCTTGTTCCTTGTGTTTACCAGtgagttataaaaaaaatttggttgaTTGATTGTTATTTTGATCTTGTTCTATAATGTAGGTACAACAAATTGGCAGAGATGAAAAATGATAAGATGCATGTGCCCAATGGTGAATCAAAGGAAGAAAATAGTCTCCAAGAAGACATGGTACTTCACACTTGGCCTTTAGCATCATTTCCACTTTCTTTATTAATTGCTCTCATCTAGCATAATTGGTACGTGATAGCATTAAagttcttcaaatatttttgcagGCAGCTGAGCTGCATATTTATACCGACTTCTTAAGAATTGTTCTTGAGATATTAAATGCTATTCTGACCTATTCCTTGCCGCGGAATCCTGAGGTATCAGCACTTTCGATCATCTATAGTTGTTTGTTCATGAGGATAAGTTGCTTGTTGCAGCTTTTATTAATTGCATTCCAAAACTGGCAGGTTGTTTATGCAATTATGCACAGGCAGGAAGTTTTTCAGCCATTCAAAAGTCATCCACGATTCAATGAACTGCTTGACAACATATTTATGGTATGCTTATTCTTTTGTGTGTTTGCAGTTCCTATGTTTTTGAAAAGGGGTTCCTTGAAAGTAGGACTTACTTTCTACTAACTGAAAACAGTTCAGTAGTGTAGTCTGGAAGGCATTATGATTTTGTGATGTTATTTCAAGGTTTTGGACTTCTTCAACAGTCGCATGGATGCCCAGAAGATGGATGGGGAATGGTCTGTAGAGAAAGTACTGCAAGTGATTATTGTTAATTGCCGATCTTGGAGGGTTGACGGACTAAAGGTAGAATGCTAATTCATTTAATAGTTATGCCAACTTATGATGACTTGATTGTATCTGATTATCATATTTGTTGACACCAGATGTTTACCCAATTGCGTTTCACATATGAACAAGAGAGTCATCCTGAGGAGTTCTTCATTCCATATGTGTGGCAGCTGGTGTTGTCTCGGAGGTTGGTGGTTTTTATCGTAAAACACATGCTCTTTGTTAGAGTATCCTTTAATTCCATGTGCTTTTCCAAGTTTATATCTTTGTCTTTCTCAATGTTTTGTTTTGAAACATGTAATCTACCATTTATTGATTGAATCATATACAGCACAAGTGGATTTATCCTCTTATACCTATTTCATTTGTGGTTGTGATGTAGATTTTCCCAATTCGTaattcatttgttttctttattttctgcAGTGGTCTCAACTTTTCTCCTGGCAGCATACATCTTTTCCCGGCTGACCTTCCTCTCCAAGTAAGTATGCCTGCTTACTGTACTTGATTCAACCCATCTTATGTATGGTCTATGGTTGGGCTGGGGGATTTAGATGGATGTCAGGATATTTTCTTGACCATGTTAGAAGATTTTCCATAGTACGGTGGTTTGTTGTTGACTGAATTAATGTGGTTTGTTGAGCCTGGATTTATGTACACTGGCTTTCTCTGTTTATTGCCTTCTCTTTTGTATTTACAAGTGCGTCGCTCTCTCTCTCTTGCTCTCTCTGTTTGTGGTTGTTATTTACATGTCCAAAGCCATCTTTTATATGCTTTCCTGCTCTTAAAAAATGTCAGCGAGCATGGTTAATATTATGTCCACAAAAGATGACACAAGCTTGTCTTTGTGGAATATCACATATATGATCCCCcgtaaaattaaaattctacGTCCAtttacttcataaaaaaaaagattaaaattttatgtttcttCAGGATCCTCCTTCTATGTCATCTTGGGAGTTTGTTCGGCATtgcatttcaaaataatttgtttGGTCTCTCTTCAGTTTCAACTTAAATTTACTTGACATTAGTGTCGAGCATGATGTGTGTGTTTTAGAAGGGTTGAAGTGTTTTAAATGCTTTTACTGGTAAGTAGTTTTCTGATTATCATGGTTTTTGAGTAATCATTCACTGAATCGTTCCGTGTCTGAAACAGGATAATATTGGCGAGGAGGCTGGAAAGCCTCAGAAAGGTGACATGAAAGGAAATGAGCTAAAGATAGAGGTGCCAGTTTGACGGATTATCATCCCAGAAGACTACGCTGTgtatatacatacatgtatctatAGATATGTATTCTTGTCATTCTTTTCTGTTCATAACTTAAGAGTAGAGGATTTTTACTTACAGCTGAGTGAATTGAAATATCACCAGTGTAATAAATAAAGGTATTGGTCAAGTTTAGGCTTTTAATATAGTTCTACTAGGTAAAATAACTCCCATTATATCAATTTTGAAGAAGCAACTATGCTAATCTGCTTACCCTTTTGGGCAAGTGTTCAACATGAAGTGATACTATACAAGTTGGTGGTTGTCAATAGTACACTGTAGCCGgtatatttttacccttttgcATTTGTCGAACATTTTGGATGATATGATACACGATGGTACTTCGATCATTCCATCACTTGGTTTAGCATTTGAAATTGTCATTGATACTTTGTTAGTGATCAGTGTATGTATGTATTCATaacactcctaaacacaaaTAAGAGACCAACAAATAAgtatttaaaagtaataatataaactttatattattattattattattcattttatataCTTAGACTTGGAAAAGGCCAGCTCCTTTAACATATTCAGTAAAAGCTAAAgcaactaatcccaacatagcAAATCTGCCATTCCAAATCTCAGCATCAGCACTCATAATCCCCTCAGATTTAGACTCAACAGTAACTCCTTGGAACAATGGGATTAGTGAAGCCAAAGTTAGCAATGCACTTGACCCCAAGAACCATAATAATCCACCGTTTGATAACTGTGCAGATAAATCTGCACCGTTGGCTAGCTCCACACCAATGGCTGCTACAAATCCAATCATGGCTAGCCTACCGTTGATCCTCTCAGGTGCCGGGCCACTGAATGAGAATATATCGGAGAAATTGGTGCTTGGTTTTGGCTGTTACATAAAACAACACGagtaaaaagaattaaaaaatgtcTCCAAGGtactagtttatttttttaaaaaaaacttgccATCAATGTTATGGTCGAAAAATGCCCTTCTAgacttttcaagaaaaattggAAATCTAAAATCAACCTGAAAAATATGCTTGAAGTAAGCTAAGtgaacttttcaaaaaaaagatagtACTACCAACCTTAACAAAAGGAGCAGGTGTTGGCTTGGGAACTGTAGCAGCAGAATCAGTCAAAGGGGTTGAAGATTTGTCTAACTTCTCACCCTCCTGCAATTTTTCGAATTAACATAATTTGAatctcgaaaaataaaaaatatcacatgaactgaaaaaacttttttaaaaaaaatatgaaatagaaGAGGTTAAGATTTATGCGCGGACCTCAGCCATACACTTAACACGAAGATGCGAACTCCTGTGAAGGCGTGGCAAGTAACAGCTAGGAACAAACTGATTCAAGCCATTTCTACTTTGTGACAACTTAACTGGACTTCCCAAAATTATGGATTGCATGGCAAATGAAGttgtcatattttctttttttaacttaaagAGAAAATGCTTTacttttcaagagttgaaaaaAGGTTAAGAAGTACTAGTGTTAAATAGTGAACAAATTTATTAATTCACTTTGATATAATCGTTCGGCAATAGTTAGTGGGCATTTATAGTGTGCTAAGAAAGGGAGAAGACAAAAGGGGTGGATATTTTAGGAGCCACGTAATTCAATTTTGGGCCTCTAAAGATACATATAAGTCACGTGGATTCATTGAACTTTTAGCAAAAAGTAACAAGATGATGTGGCTT encodes the following:
- the LOC125851839 gene encoding uncharacterized protein LOC125851839; protein product: MGGVPSTPRFSGGSRPHETAEYLIGAFIGEKSFPLASDYWQKLLELPLNLHWSSDRVQQACLHFAQNNCYTRHLAKILIHLSWCLQQCVSTSDASSSAYVKALNAVYVSSVFLKHLIENAKTDNFEDLYMSLNESEEIPSNVPKEQSIEHLVVNSVLNFLGRVDVSSDTYLLHYELLNFMLVALSTQLLSGPSLGADDIHPFFDAAMSQPTSLVNLAICKLLVNYITRPRFPLKASSYYIFSEGYRPGVLQRVGSVAANLVLLPLNFFASSSNEASRSPLADNSLNILLILVHYRKSLGMDHFKDKIDYSSPDSLPKEESFFENPYCKALENARDIEFDRVDVEGNAPGGPVVRLPFASLFDTLGMCLADETSALLLYSLVHGNSDFLEYVLVRTDLDTLLMPLLETLYNAPRRTSNQIYMVLIILLILSQDSSFNASIHKLVLPSVPWYQERVLHQTSLGSLMVIILTRTVKYNLSKLRDVYLHTNCLATLANMAPHVHRLSGYASQRLVSLFDMLARKYNKLAEMKNDKMHVPNGESKEENSLQEDMAAELHIYTDFLRIVLEILNAILTYSLPRNPEVVYAIMHRQEVFQPFKSHPRFNELLDNIFMVLDFFNSRMDAQKMDGEWSVEKVLQVIIVNCRSWRVDGLKMFTQLRFTYEQESHPEEFFIPYVWQLVLSRSGLNFSPGSIHLFPADLPLQDNIGEEAGKPQKGDMKGNELKIEVPV
- the LOC125851873 gene encoding early light-induced protein, chloroplastic encodes the protein MTTSFAMQSIILGSPVKLSQSRNGLNQFVPSCYLPRLHRSSHLRVKCMAEEGEKLDKSSTPLTDSAATVPKPTPAPFVKPKPSTNFSDIFSFSGPAPERINGRLAMIGFVAAIGVELANGADLSAQLSNGGLLWFLGSSALLTLASLIPLFQGVTVESKSEGIMSADAEIWNGRFAMLGLVALAFTEYVKGAGLFQV